One segment of Panicum virgatum strain AP13 chromosome 1K, P.virgatum_v5, whole genome shotgun sequence DNA contains the following:
- the LOC120643423 gene encoding N-alpha-acetyltransferase 40-like isoform X1: MATAEKKRPWISSGAGRRPSRKEVLERKKAIGELIRKAISVKDHLVQFPAFHKFQRNGNYIVLFGTVEVPMSRYDLVHLSVSGLSVCLESGCGDKLTLPMRKYIQNLLKVNMEEPYGPEWPSEEKIKRQEMVAPEARYIFIKQYSNGFTTECSMNQGAGVEHNHTSCNEGRLVGFVHYRFVLEEDLPVVYVYELQMEPSAQGKGLGKFMMQLIEQIACKNQMGAVMLTVQKANTQAMAFYTKLRYVISSTSPSRVDPQIGIEKSYGILCKTFDSQTKSKLEDGDEEL; encoded by the exons GTATTGGAGAGGAAGAAGGCAATCGGTGAACTTATAAGGAAAGCTATATCTGTGAAGGACCATCTAGTGCAATTCCCTGCCTTCCATAAATTTCAAAGAAATGGTAACTACATTGTTCTCTTTGGAACTGTAGAAGTGCCAATGTCACGGTATGACTTGGTACACCTATCTGTTTCAG GCCTTTCAGTCTGCTTGGAGTCTGGATGTGGGGATAAACTTACACTACCAATGAGGAAGTACATCCAAAATCTTCTAAAG GTTAACATGGAGGAACCCTATGGACCAGAATGGCCTTCAGAAGAGAAAATTAAGCGCCAAGAAATGGTGGCCCCAGAAGCGCGATATATCTTTATCAAGCAATATTCAAATGGGTTCACTACTGAATGTTCCATGAATCAAGGTGCAGGGGTGGAACATAACCACACATCATGTAATGAAGGTCGCTTGGTTGGTTTTGTACACTATAGGTTTGTTTTGGAAGAGGACCTGCCTGTTGTTTATGTATATGAGCTACAAATGGAGCCTTCTGCCCAGGGTAAGGGGCTGGGAAAGTTTATGATGCAGTTAATTGAACAGATAGCTTGCAAG AACCAAATGGGAGCTGTGATGCTAACGGTTCAGAAAGCTAATACTCAAGCTATGGCTTTCTATACTAAGTTGCG ATATGTAATATCTAGTACCTCACCATCACGAGTGGATCCTCAG ATAGGAATTGAAAAAAGCTACGGGATATTATGCAAGACATTTGACTCTCAAACTAAGTCTAAATTAGAG GATGGCGATGAAGAACTCTGA
- the LOC120643442 gene encoding homeobox-leucine zipper protein ROC8-like, which produces MDFGDDVMDGSDAQHRKKRYHRHTPRQIQQLEAMFKECPHPDENQRMQLSRELGLEPRQIKFWFQNRRTQMKAQHERQDNCFLRAENDKIRCENIAMREALRNVICPTCGGPPVADDYFDEQKLRMENARLKEELDRVSSLTSKYLGRPFTQLPPVQPLSMSSSLDLSVGGLGSPALGPSLDLDLLSGGSSGYGHHPAFHLPTAVPEMERPMMAEMATRAMDELIRMAQAGDQLWARAAGPDGREVLNVDTYDSIFSKPGSSFRGPDVHVEGSRDSGLVFMSAIGLVDMFMDSSKWMEFFPAIVSNARTIDVLVNGMAGRSGSLVLMYEELHVMSPVVPTRELCFLRYCRQIEHGLWAIADVSVDLQPCDARFGAPPRSCRLPSGCLIADMANGYSKVTWVEHMEVEDRVPIHLLYRDLILSGAAFGAHRWLAALQRACERCACLATAGMPPRDIAGVTPEGNRSMMKLSQRMVSGFCASLSASQLHRWTTLSGPNDVGVRVMVHRSTDPGQPSGVVLSAATSIWLPVPCDRVFAFICDENTRSQWDVLSHGNPVQEVSRIPNGSHPGNCISLLRGLNASQNSMLILQESCTDASGSLVVYAPIDIPAANVVMSGEDPSAIPLLPSGFTILPDGRAGAAPSSSSAAGPLGGSPAAGSLVTVAFQILVSSLPSSKLNAESVATVNSLISTTVEQIKAALNCASH; this is translated from the exons ATGGACTTCGGCGACGACGTCATGGACGGCTCCGACGCCCAGCACCGGAAGAAGAGATACCACCGCCACACCCCGCGCCAGATTCAGCAGCTCGAGGC GATGTTCAAGGAGTGCCCGCACCCGGACGAGAACCAGCGGATGCAGCTGAGCAGGGAGCTGGGGCTGGAGCCCCGCCAGATCAAGTTCTGGTTCCAGAATCGCCGGACGCAGATGAAG GCGCAGCACGAGCGGCAGGACAACTGCTTCCTCCGCGCGGAGAACGACAAGATCCGGTGCGAGAACATCGCCATGCGCGAGGCCCTCCGCAACGTCATCTGCCCCACCTGCGGCGGCCCGCCCGTCGCCGACGACTACTTCGACGAGCAGAAGCTGCGCATGGAGAACGCGCGCCTCAAGGAGGAG CTTGACCGGGTGTCGAGCCTGACGTCCAAGTACCTGGGCCGGCCCTTCACGCAGCTGCCGCCGGTGCAGCCGCTGTCCATGTCGTCGTCGCTGGACCTGTCCGTCGGCGGGCTCGGCAGCCCGGCGCTGGGGCCGTCGCTGGACCTGGACCTCCTCAGCGGCGGCTCCTCGGGGTACGGCCACCACCCGGCGTTCCACCTCCCGACGGCGGTGCCCGAGATGGAGCGGCCCATGATGGCCGAGATGGCGACGCGCGCCATGGACGAGCTCATCCGGATGGCGCAGGCCGGCGACCAGCTCTGGGCCCGAGCCGCCGGCCCCGACGGGCGCGAGGTGCTCAACGTCGACACGTACGACAGCATCTTCTCCAAGCCCGGGAGCTCGTTCCGCGGCCCCGACGTGCACGTCGAGGGGTCCCGCGACTCGGGCCTCGTCTTCATGAGCGCCATCGGCCTCGTCGACATGTTCATGGACTCG AGCAAGTGGATGGAGTTCTTCCCCGCCATCGTGTCCAACGCCCGTACGATCGACGTCCTCGTCAACGGCATGGCCGGGCGGAGCGGGTCGCTGGTTCTG ATGTACGAGGAGCTGCACGTGATGTCGCCGGTCGTCCCGACGCGCGAGCTGTGCTTCCTCCGCTACTGCCGGCAGATCGAGCACGGGCTGTGGGCGATCGCCGACGTCTCGGTGGACCTGCAGCCTTGCGACGCCCGGttcggcgcgccgccgcgctcgtgcCGCCTCCCCTCGGGCTGCCTCATCGCCGATATGGCCAACGGCTACTCCAAG GTGACATGGGTGGAGCACATGGAGGTCGAGGACAGGGTCCCCATCCACCTCCTCTACCGCGACCTCATCCTGAGCGGCGCCGCGTTCGGGGCGCACCGGTGGCTCGCCGCGCTGCAGAGAGCGTGCGAGCGCTGCGCCTGCCTCGCCACGGCCGGGATGCCGCCCAGAGACATCGCAGGAG TGACGCCGGAAGGCAACCGGAGCATGATGAAGCTGTCGCAGCGGATGGTGAGCGGCTTCTGCGCGAGCCTGAGCGCGTCGCAGCTGCACCGGTGGACGACGCTGTCGGGGCCCAACGACGTGGGCGTGCGCGTGATGGTGCACCGCAGCACGGACCCGGGGCAGCCCAGCGGCGTGGTGCTCAGCGCCGCCACGTCCATCTGGCTGCCCGTGCCCTGCGACCGGGTGTTCGCCTTCATCTGCGACGAGAACACGCGCTCTCAG TGGGACGTGCTGTCGCACGGCAACCCGGTGCAGGAGGTGTCGCGCATCCCCAACGGCTCGCACCCTGGGAACTGCATCTCCTTGCTACGA GGCCTGAACGCGAGCCAGAACAGCATGCTGATCCTGCAGGAGAGCTGCACCGACGCGTCGGGGTCGCTGGTGGTGTACGCGCCGATCGACATCCCGGCGGCCAACGTGGTGATGAGCGGCGAGGACCCGTCGGCCATCCCGCTGCTGCCGTCGGGCTTCACCATCCTGCCCGACGgccgggcgggcgcggcgccgtcgtcgtcgagcgccgccggcccgctgGGGGGGTccccggcggcggggtcgctgGTGACGGTGGCGTTCCAGATCCTGGTGAGCAGCCTGCCGTCGTCGAAGCTGAACGCCGAGTCGGTGGCCACGGTCAACAGCCTCATCAGCACCACGGTGGAGCAAATTAAGGCGGCCTTGAATTGTGCCAGCCATTGA
- the LOC120643423 gene encoding N-alpha-acetyltransferase 40-like isoform X2 has protein sequence MATAEKKRPWISSGAGRRPSRKEVLERKKAIGELIRKAISVKDHLVQFPAFHKFQRNGLSVCLESGCGDKLTLPMRKYIQNLLKVNMEEPYGPEWPSEEKIKRQEMVAPEARYIFIKQYSNGFTTECSMNQGAGVEHNHTSCNEGRLVGFVHYRFVLEEDLPVVYVYELQMEPSAQGKGLGKFMMQLIEQIACKNQMGAVMLTVQKANTQAMAFYTKLRYVISSTSPSRVDPQIGIEKSYGILCKTFDSQTKSKLEDGDEEL, from the exons GTATTGGAGAGGAAGAAGGCAATCGGTGAACTTATAAGGAAAGCTATATCTGTGAAGGACCATCTAGTGCAATTCCCTGCCTTCCATAAATTTCAAAGAAATG GCCTTTCAGTCTGCTTGGAGTCTGGATGTGGGGATAAACTTACACTACCAATGAGGAAGTACATCCAAAATCTTCTAAAG GTTAACATGGAGGAACCCTATGGACCAGAATGGCCTTCAGAAGAGAAAATTAAGCGCCAAGAAATGGTGGCCCCAGAAGCGCGATATATCTTTATCAAGCAATATTCAAATGGGTTCACTACTGAATGTTCCATGAATCAAGGTGCAGGGGTGGAACATAACCACACATCATGTAATGAAGGTCGCTTGGTTGGTTTTGTACACTATAGGTTTGTTTTGGAAGAGGACCTGCCTGTTGTTTATGTATATGAGCTACAAATGGAGCCTTCTGCCCAGGGTAAGGGGCTGGGAAAGTTTATGATGCAGTTAATTGAACAGATAGCTTGCAAG AACCAAATGGGAGCTGTGATGCTAACGGTTCAGAAAGCTAATACTCAAGCTATGGCTTTCTATACTAAGTTGCG ATATGTAATATCTAGTACCTCACCATCACGAGTGGATCCTCAG ATAGGAATTGAAAAAAGCTACGGGATATTATGCAAGACATTTGACTCTCAAACTAAGTCTAAATTAGAG GATGGCGATGAAGAACTCTGA